The following coding sequences lie in one Allochromatium vinosum DSM 180 genomic window:
- a CDS encoding sigma-54-dependent transcriptional regulator, whose translation MNVEKKAHSNCRRSLVYIATKSQPEMVRRLDELGWNTFIAENLRQANDICCNQNISVGLVEITDPEMAAKFLPQLVNVVESDLNWIALISPLQLQHSETLHTISQFCYDFVTTPIPFDRLAVTIGRAHGMRMLAKKKNEIDCAASAQFGIIGSSNAIKAVRRSIATFAASDAPVLIVGETGTGKELAASAIHALSRRGKSPLVAVNCGALQASLIQSELFGYEKGAFTGADRRVIGKLEAANTGTIFLDEIGELPPEQQVNLLRVLQEHRVQRVGGHVEVKLDLRVIAATNADLEQAVQDGRFREDLYYRLNVLLLSLPPLRDRIEDIEILAHYTFKIYFHERIKNVRDFSQDALTAMRLHTWPGNVRELINRVRRALITCERPLIGVDDLGLDSLVVNGTARSLNDARSRAEYELACQILRQTGGNVSEAARRLNVTRATLYRLIRKYDISPGAAVLH comes from the coding sequence ATGAATGTTGAAAAAAAAGCTCATTCGAATTGCAGGCGCAGCTTGGTTTACATCGCCACTAAATCTCAGCCCGAGATGGTGCGGCGCCTTGATGAATTGGGCTGGAATACTTTTATTGCAGAGAATCTCCGCCAGGCAAACGACATCTGTTGCAACCAAAACATCTCAGTCGGGTTGGTAGAGATCACTGATCCGGAGATGGCCGCAAAGTTTCTCCCTCAATTAGTTAATGTTGTCGAGAGCGATCTCAACTGGATTGCGCTGATTTCTCCGCTCCAATTGCAGCATTCGGAAACTCTCCATACCATCTCTCAATTCTGCTACGACTTTGTGACGACGCCAATCCCCTTTGATCGGCTGGCCGTGACTATTGGGCGTGCTCATGGAATGAGAATGCTCGCCAAAAAGAAAAATGAAATCGATTGCGCCGCATCAGCGCAATTCGGCATCATTGGCAGCAGTAATGCGATCAAAGCTGTCAGGCGCAGCATTGCCACCTTTGCGGCATCGGATGCGCCGGTACTCATCGTTGGTGAGACGGGGACTGGCAAAGAGTTGGCCGCCTCGGCAATTCACGCCTTGTCAAGGCGCGGAAAATCCCCTCTCGTGGCGGTGAACTGTGGAGCGTTACAGGCATCGCTGATCCAATCGGAATTGTTTGGTTATGAGAAGGGCGCATTTACCGGTGCTGACCGGCGAGTAATCGGAAAGCTTGAAGCAGCCAATACAGGAACCATCTTTCTCGACGAAATCGGAGAGCTACCGCCCGAACAACAGGTCAATTTACTGCGCGTTCTGCAGGAACATCGCGTGCAGCGCGTCGGTGGGCATGTCGAGGTCAAGCTGGATCTGAGAGTGATTGCGGCTACCAATGCCGATCTCGAGCAGGCCGTCCAGGACGGTCGATTCCGCGAAGATCTTTACTATCGGCTGAATGTTCTGCTCTTGTCCCTTCCCCCTCTACGGGATCGGATCGAAGATATCGAGATTCTCGCTCACTACACCTTTAAAATCTATTTCCACGAGCGGATCAAAAACGTTAGAGATTTCAGTCAGGATGCCTTGACCGCCATGCGGTTGCACACTTGGCCGGGGAATGTCCGAGAACTCATCAACCGCGTGCGTCGAGCCCTGATTACCTGCGAACGGCCGCTGATTGGCGTCGATGACCTTGGGCTTGACAGTCTTGTCGTCAATGGCACTGCCCGATCACTGAACGATGCTCGGTCCCGTGCCGAGTATGAATTGGCATGCCAAATTCTGCGGCAAACCGGCGGTAATGTTTCTGAAGCTGCACGACGTCTGAATGTAACCCGCGCAACACTATATCGGTTGATCCGAAAATATGATATCAGCCCTGGCGCCGCAGTGCTGCACTAG
- the ppk1 gene encoding polyphosphate kinase 1 has translation MSTSQALTEDATYSESTAEEIPLPPPEVDLDDPSLYLSRELTWLAFNRRVLHEAEDPRTPLLERVKFLAIVSSNLDEFFMKRIGGLKQQIAAGVHTAGLDGRTPAQQLKECQTAVRAFQSDLRRIHVDLMAELDAYDIRICLYKDLPVDARERLREHFRANIFPMLTPLAMDPAHPFPFISNLALNLLVTLRYPGGNEVYMARVKVPVHKDVSKRLVAVDGTHTYVTLEDLIVNNLDMLFPGMEFVSCALFRVTRNAIVEPDVEAANDLLEMIESELRERHFAPIVRLEVQPGMESTHRGMLAAELGLNEAEDVIEVEGLFALRDLFEIAAIDIPELHDKPHRPVDHPLLANDRRNIFHIIRESGPILLQHPYQPFSTSVERFLRTAADDPKVLAIKMTLYRTSAGAILDSLIQAARNGKQVAVLVELKARFDEAANIQWARRLEAEGIHVNYGVMGLKTHSKLIFVVRRDYSQLRRYYHIGTGNYHPGTAKLYTDLGMLGCDEEIGQDLTELFNYLTGYSPPPSYRKILAAPYNLKRAILDKINREIDHHNRDGGGCIQMKMNALEDPDITRALYKASRAGVQVDLIVRDTCRFRPGIPGLSERARVVSIVGRFLEHARILYFRNGGEEEYYIGSADMMRRNLESRVEVHAPVENPELRQELRLILDVQFADSRSAWDMDAGGRYTQRTPEDDTKKGAQETLIGVAEKRLAAAAKHKEKKVRSRLLSHFQWRLREKGQA, from the coding sequence ATGAGCACGAGCCAAGCCCTGACTGAAGACGCGACCTATAGCGAGTCGACCGCCGAAGAGATCCCGCTCCCGCCGCCCGAAGTCGACCTCGACGACCCCAGCCTTTACCTGAGTCGCGAACTGACCTGGCTCGCCTTCAACCGCCGCGTGCTCCACGAGGCCGAGGATCCGCGCACCCCACTCCTGGAGCGCGTCAAGTTCCTCGCCATCGTCAGCAGCAATCTCGACGAGTTCTTCATGAAGCGCATCGGCGGTCTCAAACAGCAGATCGCCGCCGGCGTCCACACCGCCGGACTCGACGGACGCACCCCGGCCCAGCAGCTCAAGGAGTGCCAGACGGCTGTGCGCGCGTTCCAGTCCGATCTGCGCCGCATCCATGTCGACCTCATGGCCGAACTCGACGCCTACGACATCCGCATCTGCCTGTACAAGGATCTCCCCGTCGACGCCCGCGAGCGCCTGCGCGAACACTTCCGCGCCAACATCTTCCCGATGCTCACGCCCCTAGCGATGGACCCGGCGCACCCCTTCCCCTTCATCTCCAACCTCGCGCTCAACCTGCTCGTCACTCTGCGCTACCCCGGCGGCAACGAGGTCTACATGGCGCGCGTCAAGGTGCCGGTGCACAAGGACGTTTCCAAGCGTCTGGTCGCGGTCGACGGCACCCACACCTATGTCACGCTCGAAGACCTGATCGTCAACAACCTCGACATGCTGTTTCCGGGCATGGAGTTCGTCTCCTGCGCGCTGTTCCGCGTCACCCGCAACGCCATCGTCGAGCCGGACGTGGAGGCGGCCAACGACCTGCTGGAGATGATCGAGAGCGAACTGCGCGAGCGCCATTTCGCGCCCATCGTGCGCCTGGAAGTCCAGCCCGGCATGGAGTCGACCCATCGCGGCATGCTCGCCGCCGAGCTGGGTCTGAACGAGGCCGAGGACGTCATCGAGGTCGAGGGCCTGTTCGCCCTGCGCGATCTGTTCGAGATCGCCGCCATCGACATCCCCGAGCTGCACGACAAACCGCATCGCCCGGTCGATCATCCGCTGCTGGCCAACGATCGACGCAACATCTTCCACATCATCCGTGAGAGCGGCCCGATCCTGCTCCAGCACCCCTATCAGCCCTTCAGCACCTCGGTCGAGCGCTTCCTGCGCACCGCCGCCGACGACCCCAAGGTGCTGGCAATCAAGATGACGCTCTACCGCACCTCGGCCGGCGCCATCCTCGACTCGCTGATCCAGGCCGCGCGCAACGGCAAGCAGGTCGCGGTGCTGGTCGAGCTCAAGGCGCGTTTCGACGAGGCGGCCAACATCCAGTGGGCGCGGCGGCTGGAGGCCGAGGGCATCCACGTCAACTATGGCGTCATGGGTCTCAAGACCCACAGCAAGCTGATCTTCGTCGTCCGGCGCGACTATTCGCAACTGCGCCGCTACTACCACATCGGTACCGGCAACTATCACCCCGGCACCGCCAAGCTCTACACCGACCTCGGGATGCTCGGCTGCGACGAGGAGATCGGGCAGGATCTGACCGAACTCTTCAACTATCTCACCGGCTACTCGCCCCCGCCGAGCTACCGCAAGATCCTGGCCGCACCCTACAACCTCAAGCGCGCCATCCTCGACAAGATCAACCGCGAGATCGACCACCACAATCGCGACGGCGGCGGCTGCATCCAGATGAAGATGAACGCGCTCGAAGACCCCGACATCACCCGTGCCCTCTACAAGGCCAGCCGCGCCGGGGTGCAGGTCGATCTGATCGTGCGCGACACCTGCCGCTTCCGCCCCGGCATTCCGGGACTGAGCGAACGGGCGCGCGTGGTCTCGATCGTCGGGCGCTTCCTGGAGCACGCCCGCATCCTCTATTTCCGCAACGGCGGCGAGGAGGAGTACTACATCGGCTCGGCCGACATGATGCGGCGCAATCTCGAAAGCCGGGTCGAGGTCCATGCCCCGGTCGAGAATCCCGAGCTGCGTCAGGAGCTGCGTCTGATCCTGGACGTGCAGTTCGCCGACAGCCGCTCGGCCTGGGACATGGACGCCGGCGGCCGTTACACCCAGCGCACGCCCGAGGACGACACCAAGAAGGGCGCCCAGGAGACCCTGATCGGCGTGGCCGAGAAGCGTCTGGCCGCCGCCGCCAAGCACAAGGAGAAAAAGGTGCGTTCCAGGCTGCTGAGTCATTTCCAGTGGCGGCTGCGCGAGAAGGGACAGGCTTGA
- a CDS encoding DUF190 domain-containing protein has translation MSNCFLKFYVAESRRHHHKLIYEWLLEEAKSFGLQGGSAFRALAGFGRHGRLHEERFFELSGDLPVEVGFVVSEDEADRFLDHLGQEGLDLFYIKMPVEAGVTGPRRQS, from the coding sequence ATGTCGAACTGCTTCCTGAAATTCTACGTCGCCGAAAGCCGCCGCCATCATCACAAGCTGATCTACGAATGGCTGCTGGAAGAGGCCAAGTCGTTCGGACTCCAGGGCGGCTCGGCCTTCCGCGCCCTGGCCGGTTTCGGCCGCCACGGACGACTGCACGAGGAACGCTTCTTCGAACTCTCGGGCGACCTGCCGGTCGAGGTCGGCTTCGTGGTCAGCGAGGACGAAGCCGACCGCTTTCTCGATCACCTCGGCCAGGAAGGACTGGATCTCTTCTATATCAAGATGCCGGTCGAAGCCGGTGTGACCGGCCCACGTCGCCAGTCTTAG
- the cmoB gene encoding tRNA 5-methoxyuridine(34)/uridine 5-oxyacetic acid(34) synthase CmoB, whose product MDLTPFRPFLEHLTQTRLAPWAEPLSDAVRERLGPRAHGDLARWEASLAALPELPPGRIALDQSGVGLHSDQPLPPEIASRLRATLMELHPWRKGPFRLHDLHIDTEWRSDWKWDRLADAIDPLDGRLVLDVGCGNGYHAWRMLGAGARLVMGIDPTQVFLCQFLAINRYLVRDQLAVLPLGIEDLPSGLTGFDTVFSMGVLYHRRSPIDHLADLRALLRPGGQLVLETLVLEGEAQQVLVPPDRYAGMRNVWFIPSVEALAVWMGRVGFKDIAVVDVSRTTIEEQRPTDWMRFQSLPDHLDPTDPSRTIEGHPTPVRSILIGRA is encoded by the coding sequence ATGGACCTGACGCCCTTCCGACCTTTTCTGGAGCATCTGACTCAGACAAGGCTCGCGCCCTGGGCCGAGCCGTTGTCGGATGCCGTGCGCGAACGGCTTGGACCGCGCGCACATGGCGATCTGGCACGCTGGGAAGCGTCACTGGCCGCACTGCCCGAGCTACCGCCCGGCCGCATCGCGCTCGATCAGTCCGGCGTTGGTCTGCACTCCGATCAACCGCTCCCGCCCGAGATCGCTTCCCGCCTGCGCGCGACCCTGATGGAACTGCATCCCTGGCGCAAGGGGCCGTTCCGTCTGCATGATCTGCACATCGATACCGAATGGCGCTCGGACTGGAAGTGGGACCGGCTCGCCGACGCCATCGACCCGCTGGACGGACGGCTGGTGCTGGACGTCGGCTGCGGCAACGGCTATCACGCCTGGCGGATGCTGGGTGCGGGCGCGCGGCTGGTCATGGGCATCGACCCGACCCAGGTGTTCCTGTGCCAGTTCCTCGCCATCAACCGCTATCTGGTGCGCGACCAACTGGCCGTGCTGCCGCTCGGCATCGAGGATCTGCCTTCAGGGCTGACCGGCTTCGACACCGTCTTTTCGATGGGCGTGCTCTATCATCGCCGCTCGCCGATCGATCATCTGGCCGACCTGCGCGCCCTGCTGCGACCGGGCGGCCAGCTCGTCCTGGAGACCCTGGTGCTGGAGGGCGAGGCGCAACAGGTGCTGGTTCCGCCCGATCGCTATGCCGGCATGCGCAACGTCTGGTTCATCCCCAGCGTCGAAGCGCTCGCCGTCTGGATGGGGCGGGTCGGCTTCAAGGACATCGCAGTCGTCGACGTCAGCCGCACCACGATCGAAGAGCAGCGCCCGACCGACTGGATGCGTTTTCAGTCCCTGCCGGACCATCTCGACCCAACAGACCCGAGCCGCACCATCGAAGGCCATCCGACCCCGGTGCGGTCGATCCTCATCGGCCGAGCCTGA
- the crcB gene encoding fluoride efflux transporter CrcB — MNAVLAVFTGAGLGALLRWSLGLRLNAIIPSLPLGTVAANLLGGLLIGLAIAWTGRHPGLPPEIRLFVITGFLGGLTTFSTFSAEVVTLLSKGELLWGLVAIGTHLIGSLTMTALGIWLVHLLLARA, encoded by the coding sequence ATGAACGCTGTCCTAGCCGTCTTCACCGGCGCCGGTCTCGGCGCGCTGCTTCGCTGGTCCCTCGGCCTGCGGCTCAACGCCATCATCCCGAGTCTGCCGTTGGGCACAGTCGCCGCCAACCTGCTCGGCGGCCTGCTGATCGGCCTGGCGATCGCCTGGACCGGACGTCACCCCGGTCTGCCGCCCGAGATCCGTCTGTTCGTCATCACCGGCTTTCTCGGCGGACTGACCACCTTCTCGACCTTCTCGGCCGAAGTCGTCACGCTGCTGTCCAAGGGTGAACTGCTCTGGGGCCTGGTCGCGATCGGAACACATCTGATCGGTTCTCTGACCATGACCGCCCTGGGTATCTGGCTCGTGCATCTGCTACTGGCGCGCGCTTGA
- the sufD gene encoding Fe-S cluster assembly protein SufD — protein MNAPLHSGLEHWLSAPDDSPAPDWLLEHRRAARARLSTQPLPHSKQEAWRYTNLKGLLEQDFTAIEEPLSALQPEDLDTVLIPGFDAHRVVLVNGRFAPELSTLGELPAGARIGGLRDWLDHDPESLRGRLDAARGESGAFFALLNTAGLDDGLVVWLARGVILERPLELIHLSVGLDEPRVAQPRHLVHLEAGAQATLVERYVSLGESLYCTNAVMEVVLERDAVLKHERLQMESRNAFHLTGFYLVQDENSHYAGVNIGLGARWARTDLNTRFRGEQAECVLHGLYLAGDGQLLDYHLDVEHAVPNCRSEENFKGLLTGQGRAVFDGRVLVSKDAQKSDAAMSNRNLMLSEQAEIDTKPQLEIYADDVKCSHGTTVGQIEPEMLFYLRSRGIDAAQARRMLCLGFAGEIIDRLSDEAVRECVAEAVGQRLA, from the coding sequence ATGAACGCGCCACTGCACAGCGGTCTCGAACACTGGTTGAGCGCGCCGGACGACAGCCCGGCGCCCGACTGGCTCCTGGAACATCGCCGCGCGGCCCGTGCGCGCCTGAGCACCCAGCCGCTGCCGCACTCCAAACAGGAAGCCTGGCGCTACACCAATCTCAAGGGCTTGCTCGAACAGGATTTCACCGCCATCGAGGAGCCGCTGAGCGCGCTCCAGCCCGAGGATCTCGACACGGTTCTGATCCCCGGCTTCGACGCCCATCGCGTGGTGTTGGTCAACGGCCGTTTCGCGCCCGAACTCTCGACGCTGGGCGAGCTGCCGGCCGGGGCGCGCATCGGCGGACTGCGCGACTGGCTCGACCATGATCCCGAGTCGTTGCGCGGTCGGCTCGATGCCGCGCGTGGCGAATCGGGGGCCTTCTTCGCCCTGCTCAACACGGCCGGGCTGGACGACGGTCTGGTGGTGTGGCTGGCGCGCGGCGTGATACTCGAACGTCCGCTCGAACTCATCCATCTCTCGGTTGGACTCGACGAGCCGCGTGTGGCCCAGCCGCGCCATCTGGTGCATCTGGAGGCCGGTGCACAGGCGACCCTGGTCGAGCGCTATGTCAGCCTGGGCGAGTCGCTCTACTGCACCAACGCGGTCATGGAGGTCGTGCTGGAGCGCGATGCCGTGCTCAAGCACGAGCGGTTGCAGATGGAGAGCCGCAACGCTTTCCATCTCACCGGCTTCTATCTGGTCCAGGACGAAAACAGCCACTACGCGGGCGTCAACATCGGCCTGGGCGCACGCTGGGCGCGGACCGATCTCAACACCCGTTTCCGGGGCGAGCAGGCCGAGTGCGTGCTTCATGGACTCTATCTGGCCGGCGACGGACAGTTGCTCGACTACCATCTCGACGTCGAGCACGCGGTTCCAAACTGCCGCAGTGAGGAGAACTTCAAGGGTCTGCTGACCGGGCAGGGGCGGGCGGTGTTCGACGGTCGGGTGCTGGTTTCCAAGGACGCGCAGAAGAGCGACGCGGCCATGTCCAACCGCAATCTGATGCTCTCCGAGCAGGCCGAGATCGATACCAAGCCGCAGCTCGAAATCTATGCCGATGACGTCAAGTGCAGTCACGGCACCACGGTCGGCCAGATCGAACCCGAGATGCTGTTCTACCTGCGCTCGCGCGGTATCGACGCGGCACAGGCGCGGCGGATGCTCTGTCTCGGGTTTGCCGGCGAGATCATCGACCGGCTCAGCGACGAGGCGGTGCGTGAGTGTGTGGCCGAAGCGGTCGGTCAGCGGCTGGCCTGA
- a CDS encoding SUF system Fe-S cluster assembly protein, whose product MNRLARFAGFGRRKQEPDAQDGDTAVLHEEEVEVTVERMDPEELREPIIASLRGVHDPEIPVNIYDLGLIYRIDIAGNGDVSVDMTLTAPGCPVAGMMPLMVKSAVERVEGVGQVSVQLVWDPPWSADNMSDEARLQLGLM is encoded by the coding sequence ATGAACAGACTGGCCCGCTTTGCCGGTTTCGGCCGGCGCAAGCAAGAACCGGACGCACAGGATGGGGACACGGCCGTCCTCCACGAGGAAGAGGTCGAGGTCACCGTGGAGCGCATGGACCCCGAAGAGCTGCGCGAGCCGATCATCGCCTCGCTGCGCGGTGTCCATGACCCCGAGATCCCGGTCAACATCTACGACCTGGGACTGATCTATCGCATCGACATCGCCGGCAATGGCGACGTTTCGGTCGACATGACGCTGACCGCGCCCGGCTGTCCGGTCGCCGGCATGATGCCGCTGATGGTCAAGAGCGCGGTGGAGCGGGTCGAGGGCGTCGGGCAGGTCAGCGTGCAACTGGTGTGGGATCCGCCCTGGAGCGCCGACAACATGAGCGACGAGGCACGCTTGCAGCTCGGGCTGATGTGA
- the cmoA gene encoding carboxy-S-adenosyl-L-methionine synthase CmoA has translation MIDDLFDRAAGPVRPFEFDADVARVFPDMVRRSVPGYAELVGLSGLIARRVAGPGARCYDLGCSLGAVTRSILRQTDSDVSVVAVDNAPAMIEGLQARLAAEAETDVTRVETLCADIQSIAIEEASLVVLNLTLQFVPIEARLGLLQRIRAGLVPGGVLILAEKFASPEGRAGDWLTTLHADFKRANGYSELAIARKRAALERVLIPESLEEHERRLAEAGFTGSVRWFQSLNFVAWLAWT, from the coding sequence GTGATTGATGACCTGTTCGACCGCGCCGCCGGCCCGGTCCGTCCCTTCGAGTTCGATGCCGATGTGGCGCGCGTCTTCCCGGACATGGTGCGCCGCTCGGTGCCCGGCTATGCCGAACTGGTCGGCCTGAGCGGTCTGATCGCGCGGCGTGTGGCCGGGCCTGGAGCGCGCTGTTATGACCTGGGTTGTTCACTGGGCGCTGTGACGCGCTCGATCCTGCGCCAGACGGACTCCGATGTCTCGGTGGTCGCGGTCGACAATGCGCCAGCGATGATCGAGGGTTTGCAGGCGCGTCTGGCCGCCGAAGCCGAAACCGACGTCACGCGGGTCGAGACGCTGTGCGCCGACATCCAGTCGATCGCCATCGAAGAGGCGAGCCTCGTGGTCCTCAATCTGACGCTCCAGTTCGTCCCGATCGAGGCGCGGCTCGGACTGCTGCAACGCATCCGCGCTGGACTGGTTCCCGGTGGCGTACTGATTCTGGCCGAGAAATTCGCCAGCCCCGAAGGGCGCGCAGGCGACTGGCTGACCACCCTGCACGCGGATTTCAAGCGCGCCAACGGTTACAGCGAACTGGCCATTGCGCGCAAGCGGGCCGCGCTGGAGCGGGTGCTGATTCCGGAAAGTCTTGAAGAACACGAGCGACGGCTCGCCGAAGCCGGTTTCACCGGCTCGGTGCGCTGGTTCCAGAGTCTCAACTTCGTGGCCTGGCTGGCATGGACCTGA
- the sufB gene encoding Fe-S cluster assembly protein SufB: MTGASAVEDIVKSEYEHGFTTEIESDTLPPGLDEEVVRAISKRKGEPEFMTEQRLKAYRHWLTMREPEWAAVDYPRIDFQAISYYSAPKRPEDMPKSLDEIDPALLETYNKLGIPIEEQKALAGIAVDAVFDSVSVATTFRATLAEAGVIFCSISEALHEYPELVKPYLGTVVPYTDNFYACLNAAVFSDGTFVYVPKGVRCPMELSTYFRINARNTGQFERTLIVAEAGSYVSYLEGCTAPQRDENQLHAAVVELIAMEDAEIKYSTVQNWYPGDAEGRGGIYNFVTKRGDCRGARSKISWTQVETGSAITWKYPSCILRGDGSIGEFYSVAVTKGRQQADTGTKMIHIGRNTSSTIVSKGISAGEGSQTYRGLVRIGQRAEGARNHTQCDSLLIGDRCAANTVPYIEVKNPSAKMEHEATTSKISDDQLFYCRSRGLTEEDAVSMIVNGFCKEVFNELPMEFAVEAQKLLSISLEGAVG, encoded by the coding sequence ATGACCGGAGCCTCAGCCGTCGAAGACATCGTCAAGTCGGAATACGAGCACGGCTTCACGACCGAGATCGAGTCCGATACCCTGCCGCCGGGGTTGGACGAAGAGGTCGTGCGGGCCATCTCCAAACGCAAGGGCGAGCCGGAATTCATGACCGAACAGCGCCTCAAGGCGTATCGGCACTGGCTGACCATGCGCGAACCCGAATGGGCGGCGGTCGACTATCCCCGAATCGACTTCCAGGCCATCTCCTATTATTCAGCGCCCAAGCGTCCCGAGGACATGCCCAAGAGCCTCGACGAGATCGACCCGGCGCTGCTCGAAACCTACAACAAGCTCGGCATCCCGATCGAGGAGCAGAAGGCATTGGCCGGCATCGCCGTCGACGCGGTGTTCGACAGCGTTTCGGTCGCCACCACCTTCCGCGCCACACTCGCCGAGGCCGGCGTCATCTTCTGCTCCATCTCCGAGGCGCTGCACGAGTACCCCGAGCTGGTCAAACCCTATCTGGGCACGGTCGTGCCCTATACCGACAACTTCTACGCCTGCCTCAACGCGGCCGTGTTCAGCGACGGCACCTTCGTCTATGTGCCCAAGGGTGTGCGCTGCCCGATGGAGTTGAGCACCTACTTCCGCATCAACGCCCGCAACACCGGCCAGTTCGAGCGCACCCTGATCGTGGCCGAGGCCGGCAGCTATGTCAGCTATCTGGAAGGCTGCACCGCGCCCCAGCGCGACGAGAACCAGCTCCATGCCGCCGTGGTTGAGCTGATCGCGATGGAAGACGCCGAGATCAAATACTCGACGGTGCAGAACTGGTATCCGGGCGATGCCGAGGGGCGCGGCGGCATCTACAACTTTGTCACCAAGCGCGGCGACTGTCGCGGCGCGCGCTCCAAGATCTCCTGGACCCAGGTCGAGACCGGCTCGGCCATCACCTGGAAGTATCCGAGCTGCATCCTGCGCGGCGACGGCTCGATCGGCGAGTTTTACTCGGTCGCCGTCACCAAGGGCCGTCAGCAGGCCGACACCGGCACCAAGATGATCCACATCGGCCGGAACACCAGCTCCACCATCGTCTCCAAGGGCATCTCGGCGGGCGAGGGGAGCCAGACCTATCGTGGGCTGGTGCGCATCGGTCAGCGCGCCGAGGGAGCGCGCAACCACACCCAGTGCGACTCGCTCCTGATCGGCGACCGTTGCGCCGCCAACACCGTGCCCTATATCGAGGTCAAGAACCCCTCGGCCAAGATGGAGCACGAGGCGACCACCTCCAAGATCAGCGACGATCAGCTCTTCTACTGCCGCTCGCGCGGTCTGACCGAGGAAGACGCGGTGTCGATGATCGTCAACGGCTTCTGCAAGGAAGTCTTCAACGAGCTGCCGATGGAGTTCGCGGTCGAGGCCCAGAAGCTGCTGAGCATCAGCCTGGAGGGCGCGGTCGGCTGA
- the sufC gene encoding Fe-S cluster assembly ATPase SufC has product MLSVKGLRANVGDKEILKGLDLEVGPGEVHAIMGPNGSGKSTLSHVLSGRDGYSVTAGSATFAGRDLLELEPEERAQLGLFLAFQYPVELPGVNNTYFLKAALNSIRKARGESELDAVSFLRLIKEKLKILHLDDSLLKRAVNAGFSGGEKKRNEIFQMALLEPKLAILDETDSGLDIDALRVVAEGVNALRSPERSMIVVTHYQRLLDYIQPDYVHVLARGRIIRSGGKELALELEEKGYGWIDAELAA; this is encoded by the coding sequence ATGTTGTCTGTCAAGGGCCTGCGGGCCAACGTGGGTGATAAAGAGATCCTCAAGGGACTAGATCTGGAGGTCGGACCGGGCGAGGTCCATGCCATCATGGGACCGAACGGCTCGGGCAAGAGCACGCTCTCGCATGTCCTGTCGGGACGCGACGGCTACAGCGTCACCGCCGGTTCAGCGACCTTTGCGGGACGCGACCTGCTCGAACTCGAACCCGAGGAACGCGCCCAGCTCGGACTCTTCCTTGCCTTCCAGTACCCGGTCGAGCTGCCGGGCGTGAACAACACCTATTTCCTCAAGGCCGCGCTCAACAGTATCCGCAAGGCGCGCGGCGAGTCGGAACTCGATGCCGTCTCCTTCCTGCGTCTGATCAAGGAGAAGCTCAAGATCCTGCATCTCGACGACTCGCTCCTGAAGCGCGCAGTCAACGCCGGCTTCTCGGGCGGCGAGAAGAAGCGCAACGAGATCTTCCAGATGGCGTTGCTGGAACCCAAGCTCGCCATCCTCGACGAGACCGACTCCGGACTCGACATCGATGCGCTGCGCGTGGTGGCCGAGGGCGTCAACGCCCTGCGCTCACCCGAGCGTTCCATGATCGTCGTCACCCACTATCAGCGGCTGCTCGACTACATCCAGCCGGATTACGTGCACGTCCTGGCGCGCGGGCGCATCATCCGCTCGGGCGGCAAGGAACTGGCGCTGGAGCTGGAGGAGAAGGGTTACGGCTGGATCGACGCGGAGCTGGCGGCATGA